TAAGGGTGGAACCCTCAAATGTAGGACAGTATTTCTAAGTGAAAATTATGAAAAAACAAAAAGAAAATTCATTCCTTCCAAAGCCCTCAGCTTTCACCTTTCACCCCTCATCCCTCTCTCCGAATGCCTGGGACTTATCGGACACAATGGTGCTGGGAAAAGTACATTGCTCAAAATGCTGAATGGACTCATCAAGCACGATCAGGGGCGCATCGGGGCACTGATCGAATTGGGGGCCGGATTCAATCCCATTCTGGCCGGACGGGAAAATATCTACAACAAAGGGGCGGTACTCGGCTTCACCAGAAAAGAAATCGATGCAAAATATGATGAGATCGTAGATTTTGCAGAGAGCG
This genomic window from Spartobacteria bacterium contains:
- a CDS encoding ABC transporter ATP-binding protein, producing the protein MNKGGTLKCRTVFLSENYEKTKRKFIPSKALSFHLSPLIPLSECLGLIGHNGAGKSTLLKMLNGLIKHDQGRIGALIELGAGFNPILAGRENIYNKGAVLGFTRKEIDAKYDEIVDFAESEEFVDMHIQNYKER